Proteins found in one Brevibacillus brevis genomic segment:
- the clpP gene encoding ATP-dependent Clp endopeptidase proteolytic subunit ClpP, with protein sequence MHMNLIPTVIEQTNRGERAYDIYSRLLKDRIIFLGTPINDTVANIVVAQLLFLQAEDPEKDIHLYINSPGGSITAGMAIYDTMHFIKPDVSTICIGMAASMGAFLLAAGAKGKRFALPNSEVMIHQPLGGAQGQASDIEIAAKRILKMRDHLNTILAERTGQPLERIQKDTDRDNFLSAAEAVEYGLIDKVITSEPSSKK encoded by the coding sequence ATGCATATGAATTTAATTCCAACCGTCATTGAACAGACGAACCGCGGGGAACGTGCTTACGACATTTATTCCCGCCTGCTCAAAGACCGCATCATCTTTCTGGGAACCCCAATCAACGACACCGTAGCCAATATCGTTGTGGCACAGTTGTTGTTCCTTCAGGCGGAAGATCCGGAGAAAGACATTCACTTGTACATAAACAGCCCAGGCGGTTCTATTACTGCTGGTATGGCAATTTACGATACTATGCACTTCATCAAGCCTGATGTATCCACCATTTGTATCGGAATGGCTGCTTCCATGGGAGCATTCCTGCTGGCTGCTGGGGCAAAAGGCAAGCGCTTTGCTCTGCCAAACAGTGAAGTCATGATCCACCAACCATTGGGTGGTGCACAAGGACAAGCGAGCGACATTGAGATTGCCGCAAAACGTATTTTGAAGATGCGTGATCACCTGAACACCATCTTGGCTGAACGCACAGGACAGCCTTTGGAGCGCATCCAAAAGGATACCGATCGGGACAACTTCCTCTCTGCCGCTGAAGCAGTAGAGTACGGATTGATTGACAAGGTCATCACTTCCGAACCGTCTTCGAAAAAATAA
- a CDS encoding H-type small acid-soluble spore protein, with translation MNVTRAQAIMKSDDHIKVEYEGQAVWIDAVDEKTSTARVHEEKNPGHSRTVYVSQLMEVSQ, from the coding sequence ATGAATGTAACGAGAGCACAAGCCATCATGAAATCCGACGACCACATCAAGGTAGAGTACGAAGGACAAGCCGTTTGGATCGATGCTGTAGACGAAAAAACGTCAACAGCACGTGTGCATGAGGAAAAAAATCCAGGACATAGCCGAACAGTCTATGTCAGTCAGTTAATGGAAGTATCACAATGA
- a CDS encoding HPr family phosphocarrier protein, with protein MVQQQVVVQLKTGLQARPAAFFVQEANRFASEVFVEKGNKKVNAKSIMGIMSLAISSGTEITILAEGPDASQAVTSLTNLVSKEE; from the coding sequence ATGGTTCAACAGCAGGTCGTGGTTCAGTTAAAGACCGGTTTGCAAGCCCGTCCAGCAGCCTTTTTCGTACAGGAAGCTAACCGTTTTGCATCGGAAGTATTTGTAGAAAAAGGCAACAAGAAGGTCAATGCGAAAAGCATCATGGGTATCATGAGCCTCGCAATCAGCTCTGGAACGGAAATTACCATTTTGGCAGAAGGGCCGGATGCCTCCCAGGCAGTCACCAGCCTTACGAATCTGGTAAGCAAGGAAGAATAG
- the whiA gene encoding DNA-binding protein WhiA, with product MSFAAHTKKELTMTEGADCCSKAELSALIRMNGSLQFGAGRLVLDVTTENAAIARRIYTLIKRLFQIHAELLVRKKMRLKKNNVYIVRIPNKANEILQNLGIMDQSLSFIPGIAPEIVKKSCCRAAYLRGAFLAGGSVNHPEASSYHLEIFTSYQDFCEALTKIANRYKLNAKCIERKKGYVLYIKEGEKITEFLSLIGAHQALLYFEDVRIVKDMRNSVNRLHNCEIANINKTVNAATRQMENIQLIDQEMGLENLPKRLREVAELRVAHPDINLKELGEMVPSGVVSKSGINHRLRKINEIADKIREKQNISM from the coding sequence ATGTCATTCGCCGCGCATACCAAAAAAGAACTTACCATGACGGAGGGTGCCGATTGCTGCAGCAAGGCAGAGCTCTCAGCCTTGATTCGAATGAATGGAAGTCTGCAGTTTGGAGCCGGACGACTGGTGCTGGATGTGACGACAGAGAACGCGGCGATTGCCCGACGCATTTACACGTTAATCAAGAGGTTGTTTCAGATACACGCTGAATTGCTGGTTCGCAAAAAAATGCGTTTGAAAAAGAACAACGTCTACATTGTGCGTATTCCGAATAAGGCCAATGAGATCTTGCAAAACTTGGGCATCATGGATCAAAGCCTGTCGTTTATCCCGGGAATCGCTCCTGAGATCGTGAAGAAGTCCTGTTGCCGCGCTGCTTATTTGCGGGGGGCTTTTTTGGCGGGGGGATCTGTGAATCATCCAGAGGCATCCAGCTATCATCTGGAGATTTTCACTTCCTATCAGGATTTTTGCGAAGCGTTGACCAAAATCGCCAATCGATATAAACTAAATGCCAAGTGCATCGAGCGGAAAAAAGGGTATGTTCTCTATATTAAAGAAGGCGAAAAGATTACAGAGTTTTTGAGCTTGATAGGGGCTCATCAGGCGCTTCTGTATTTTGAGGACGTCCGAATCGTAAAGGACATGCGGAACTCCGTAAACCGTTTACACAATTGTGAAATCGCCAACATAAACAAAACGGTGAATGCAGCTACTAGACAAATGGAGAATATCCAGCTCATCGATCAAGAGATGGGATTGGAGAATTTGCCAAAACGTTTGCGAGAGGTCGCGGAGCTTCGAGTGGCTCATCCTGACATCAATTTGAAAGAATTGGGCGAGATGGTGCCAAGCGGAGTAGTAAGCAAATCGGGCATTAACCACCGCTTGCGAAAAATTAACGAAATCGCTGACAAAATACGAGAAAAACAAAATATTTCGATGTAG
- a CDS encoding gluconeogenesis factor YvcK family protein — protein sequence MPTKGVGRLQSRPLRVVVIGGGTGLSVLLRGLKHEPVHITAIVTVADDGGSSGRLREEMDMLPPGDIRNVLTALADTEPLMEKVMQYRFSTGTGLAGHNLGNLLLAAMNEITGDFVTAVKTLSGVLAVRGDVLPASTQSIQLKAEMTDGSLVIGESQIPLTGKEIKRVFLDPEDAVPLSEALMAIADADAILIGPGSLYTSILPNLLVRGLFEAITHAQAPKIYICNVMTQPGETDGFSASKHVNVMYEHVDRPFLDTIIVNSAELPAHVLDKYAEKGAAPVRCDLKRLRQLGLHVVAKPLVTFEDGYLRHDAHAVSKQVVSLVKRRRKVLKIEKE from the coding sequence ATGCCTACTAAGGGAGTCGGGAGGCTACAGTCAAGGCCATTACGGGTAGTCGTTATTGGGGGAGGAACGGGTCTGTCCGTCCTTCTACGCGGTTTGAAGCACGAGCCGGTGCATATCACAGCGATTGTTACGGTAGCAGACGATGGGGGAAGCTCTGGACGTTTGCGAGAAGAAATGGATATGCTTCCACCTGGCGACATTCGAAACGTCTTGACTGCTCTGGCCGATACAGAGCCGTTGATGGAAAAAGTCATGCAATATCGTTTTTCCACAGGCACGGGATTAGCAGGGCATAATTTGGGAAATCTATTACTTGCAGCGATGAACGAAATCACTGGAGATTTTGTCACCGCAGTCAAAACATTAAGCGGAGTTTTGGCAGTGCGTGGAGATGTATTGCCAGCTTCCACGCAATCGATTCAGTTGAAAGCGGAAATGACAGATGGATCTCTCGTAATCGGAGAATCCCAAATACCGTTGACTGGCAAAGAAATCAAGCGGGTGTTTCTTGATCCAGAGGACGCTGTTCCTCTGAGCGAAGCCCTGATGGCGATTGCCGACGCGGATGCCATTTTGATTGGGCCTGGCAGCTTGTACACGAGCATCCTTCCCAATTTATTAGTACGCGGGCTATTTGAAGCGATTACACACGCACAAGCCCCGAAAATCTACATTTGTAACGTCATGACACAACCGGGGGAGACAGACGGTTTTTCTGCATCCAAGCACGTGAATGTCATGTATGAACATGTAGATAGACCATTTCTGGATACGATCATTGTCAATTCAGCCGAGCTGCCTGCCCATGTATTGGACAAATACGCGGAAAAAGGAGCAGCTCCCGTCCGATGTGACCTAAAGCGATTGCGCCAACTCGGTCTCCACGTGGTGGCGAAGCCGTTAGTCACATTTGAGGATGGATACCTACGTCATGATGCACATGCTGTCAGCAAGCAGGTTGTGTCACTCGTCAAACGAAGACGGAAGGTGCTGAAGATAGAGAAGGAGTAG
- the rapZ gene encoding RNase adapter RapZ, protein MTELGNDKAMNLLIITGMSGAGKTVAVQSLEDLGFFCVDNLPPVLIPKFAELVKQSGGSIERVALVIDLRGREFFENLAVTMESLNQMNGLSYHILYLDANDQTLVSRYKETRRRHPLSPNGSPLEGIHAERRLLEEMKGWAHQIIDTSQMKPVQLREKIINQYGQQGSPLTINVLSFGFKYGAPIDADLMFDVRFLPNPHYVEELRPKTGCDPDVAEYVMKHKDTKEFLEKLTDFLGYTLPHYQREGKSQLVIGIGCTGGKHRSVAIAEHLGETFGKDFSVRVSHRDMEKNK, encoded by the coding sequence GTGACGGAATTGGGAAACGACAAGGCCATGAATCTCCTGATTATTACCGGAATGTCAGGTGCGGGAAAGACAGTTGCTGTACAAAGCTTGGAGGACCTGGGCTTTTTTTGTGTAGACAACCTACCCCCTGTACTGATTCCCAAATTTGCTGAGTTGGTTAAACAGTCTGGTGGGAGTATTGAGCGAGTCGCATTGGTGATTGACTTGCGAGGGCGTGAGTTTTTTGAAAATCTAGCCGTAACCATGGAAAGCCTCAATCAAATGAATGGATTATCTTACCATATCCTTTATCTGGATGCGAACGATCAGACATTGGTTTCTCGCTATAAGGAAACACGCCGTAGACATCCGCTTTCTCCGAACGGTTCGCCTTTGGAAGGAATCCACGCCGAGCGCCGTTTGTTGGAGGAAATGAAGGGCTGGGCGCATCAGATTATCGATACGAGTCAAATGAAGCCAGTTCAGCTTCGAGAAAAAATCATCAACCAATACGGTCAACAAGGATCACCACTTACGATTAATGTATTATCGTTTGGTTTCAAATACGGCGCACCGATAGACGCTGACTTGATGTTCGATGTCCGTTTTTTGCCCAACCCGCATTATGTGGAGGAATTGCGTCCGAAAACAGGATGTGATCCAGACGTGGCAGAGTATGTGATGAAGCACAAGGACACAAAAGAATTCTTAGAAAAGCTTACGGACTTTTTGGGGTACACCCTGCCGCATTACCAGCGGGAAGGAAAAAGTCAACTTGTGATAGGAATCGGATGCACCGGTGGCAAGCATCGCTCGGTCGCCATTGCAGAACATTTGGGAGAAACCTTTGGCAAAGATTTTTCTGTCCGTGTCAGTCATCGAGACATGGAAAAGAACAAATGA
- the trxB gene encoding thioredoxin-disulfide reductase, translating to MSDQKIYDVIIAGAGPAGMTAAVYTSRANMSTLMLERGIPGGQMANTEDIENYPGFTSILGPDLSTKMFEHAQQFGAEYAYGEIKEIRDEEPYKRVITGDKEYLTKSVIVATGAEHRLLGVQGEKELSGRGVSYCAVCDGAFFRNKELVVVGGGDSAVEEAVFLTRFASKVTIVHRRDQFRAQKILQKRAFDNEKIEVIWDTELKEIRGEGKVQAVLLQNTKTGEEREYPADGVFIYVGMDPLTASVRPLGITNDAGYVLTDEKMNTKVKGVFAAGDVREKMLRQVVTATGDGSIAAQSAQHYVEELNEKLKEQNVTIS from the coding sequence ATGAGCGACCAAAAAATTTATGATGTCATTATAGCCGGAGCTGGCCCTGCTGGAATGACGGCTGCTGTATATACATCCCGTGCGAACATGAGCACATTGATGCTGGAGAGAGGAATTCCAGGCGGTCAAATGGCGAACACGGAAGATATCGAGAACTACCCAGGTTTCACTTCCATTCTTGGCCCTGATCTCTCTACAAAAATGTTTGAGCATGCACAACAATTCGGTGCAGAGTATGCATATGGTGAGATCAAGGAAATCCGCGATGAAGAACCGTACAAACGCGTTATCACGGGTGACAAGGAATACTTGACCAAATCTGTTATTGTGGCAACTGGTGCAGAGCATCGTTTGCTCGGTGTACAAGGCGAAAAAGAATTGTCCGGGCGTGGCGTTTCTTACTGCGCGGTATGCGACGGTGCATTTTTCCGCAATAAAGAGCTGGTGGTTGTTGGTGGGGGAGACTCCGCAGTAGAAGAGGCAGTGTTCCTTACTCGCTTCGCTTCCAAAGTGACAATCGTACACCGTCGTGATCAGTTCCGTGCACAGAAAATCCTGCAAAAACGCGCTTTCGATAACGAAAAAATCGAAGTAATCTGGGATACAGAACTAAAAGAGATCCGTGGCGAAGGCAAAGTACAAGCGGTTCTCTTGCAAAACACCAAAACAGGTGAAGAAAGAGAATATCCAGCAGATGGGGTGTTCATCTATGTAGGTATGGACCCATTGACTGCAAGCGTGCGCCCACTGGGCATCACCAACGACGCAGGCTACGTACTGACAGACGAAAAAATGAACACCAAAGTAAAAGGTGTTTTTGCAGCAGGAGATGTACGCGAAAAAATGCTGCGTCAAGTCGTGACAGCTACTGGAGACGGTTCGATCGCTGCTCAATCTGCTCAGCATTATGTTGAAGAGCTAAATGAAAAGCTGAAGGAACAAAATGTCACAATCTCTTAA
- a CDS encoding tetratricopeptide repeat protein: MKHNKSILKKTTVVDFKQDAAFFVDRGMRCLNRYDYDKALRSFRRAVEMEPSNAECHCHLASALAETGQFEASNEVLYEVIEKWDPTMTEVYFYMANNYANLEDYHMAEEMAVRYLQEDSTGPYREDAEELLDYIYFELDMPPRHFLPSEKEDVYSKHERARRSLEEGRFLEALDTLKEIVEADPDFLPAWNNLSLAYYYAGEFQKAMETIEQTLDKEEGNLHALCNLAVLLSHHNQTVELLSLIDMLKKVVPFHPENTYKLATTMGVLGQHDEAYFHYQRMLRNGRPHEACTYHYAAISAYLSGKKDQALRWWQKAKQLDPEAGIADQYIQMVKNEQEGETIKPIPYQYNTTQRDVSWEKASFTGVEDFKTDPMIRASLLWALQHGRDEVKFAVLQTLSLIGDDEAETAVRQFYYQTDNQQLQKLALLALADMGADMPEGTPDGSNGSPTAEEQKSSIEEGISHYLLAQGKQEAGEWCLDVWRKHHEHAQSQVQVRKEVAWVAALEYVYGTITNEKQSQALLAQKYGISAATLAKCVKVLSTLDFK; encoded by the coding sequence ATGAAACATAACAAAAGTATTTTGAAGAAAACGACCGTCGTTGATTTTAAGCAAGATGCTGCTTTTTTTGTTGACCGGGGAATGCGTTGTTTGAATCGGTACGACTATGATAAAGCATTGCGTTCATTTCGCCGAGCAGTTGAAATGGAGCCATCGAATGCAGAATGCCACTGCCATTTGGCTAGTGCCCTAGCTGAAACCGGACAGTTTGAAGCGTCGAATGAGGTCCTCTATGAAGTCATAGAAAAATGGGACCCAACCATGACAGAAGTGTATTTCTACATGGCGAACAACTATGCCAACTTAGAAGATTACCATATGGCAGAAGAAATGGCTGTTCGTTATTTACAAGAGGATAGTACCGGACCGTATCGGGAAGATGCCGAAGAGCTCCTCGACTATATTTACTTTGAGCTGGACATGCCACCGCGACACTTCCTCCCAAGTGAAAAAGAGGACGTATACAGCAAGCACGAACGAGCTCGTCGCAGCCTGGAAGAGGGACGTTTCTTGGAGGCATTGGATACCTTAAAAGAAATCGTCGAGGCAGATCCTGACTTTTTGCCGGCGTGGAACAATTTATCTCTCGCTTACTATTATGCTGGAGAATTCCAGAAGGCGATGGAGACAATCGAACAAACGCTGGATAAGGAAGAAGGAAACCTGCATGCACTGTGCAATTTGGCGGTTTTGCTCTCCCATCACAATCAAACGGTAGAGTTGTTGAGCTTGATTGATATGTTGAAAAAGGTCGTTCCGTTCCATCCGGAAAATACCTACAAGCTCGCAACAACAATGGGAGTGCTCGGCCAGCATGACGAAGCGTATTTCCATTACCAGCGCATGCTGCGAAATGGACGGCCACATGAAGCGTGCACGTATCACTATGCTGCGATCTCGGCTTATTTGAGTGGGAAAAAGGATCAAGCACTGCGCTGGTGGCAAAAAGCCAAGCAGTTAGATCCAGAAGCAGGTATCGCAGATCAATACATTCAAATGGTAAAAAACGAACAAGAAGGGGAGACTATAAAACCGATCCCCTACCAATACAATACGACCCAACGTGATGTTTCATGGGAAAAGGCTTCGTTCACGGGAGTGGAAGATTTTAAAACAGACCCGATGATCCGAGCTTCCCTCCTCTGGGCATTGCAGCATGGACGTGATGAAGTGAAATTCGCGGTGCTGCAAACATTGTCGCTGATCGGAGACGATGAAGCGGAAACCGCGGTCCGTCAATTTTATTACCAGACAGATAACCAACAGCTGCAAAAGTTGGCTTTGCTGGCTTTGGCTGATATGGGTGCAGACATGCCGGAAGGAACTCCTGATGGATCGAATGGTTCACCGACGGCGGAAGAGCAAAAGAGCAGTATAGAAGAAGGCATAAGCCATTATTTGCTCGCGCAGGGCAAGCAAGAGGCTGGAGAATGGTGCCTTGATGTATGGCGCAAGCATCATGAACATGCCCAAAGTCAGGTACAAGTGCGAAAAGAAGTAGCGTGGGTCGCAGCATTAGAATATGTATACGGAACGATAACGAACGAAAAACAGTCACAAGCCCTTCTAGCTCAAAAATATGGCATTTCTGCCGCAACCTTGGCAAAGTGCGTCAAAGTTTTGTCGACACTTGATTTTAAATAG
- the hisIE gene encoding bifunctional phosphoribosyl-AMP cyclohydrolase/phosphoribosyl-ATP diphosphatase HisIE has product MTGAGAFAVDKLRFDEKGLIPVIVQDAGSKTVLTLAYMNEESLQKSLATKETWFWSRSRQQLWHKGETSGHTQRIVSMRYDCDGDALVVMVEPNGPACHTGAYSCFSQEVLTETDDESVQEDRFAILSELEELIAAREAERPEGSYTTYLFEKGVDKILKKVGEEAAEVIIAAKNRSREELRYEASDLIFHLMVLLREQKLPLDEVLTELQRRR; this is encoded by the coding sequence ATGACAGGAGCAGGAGCATTTGCAGTAGATAAATTGCGTTTTGACGAAAAGGGTTTGATTCCTGTCATCGTGCAGGATGCCGGAAGCAAGACCGTTTTGACGCTTGCCTATATGAATGAAGAATCGCTACAAAAGTCATTGGCTACCAAAGAAACATGGTTTTGGAGTCGTTCCCGACAACAGTTGTGGCACAAGGGTGAGACCTCGGGTCATACACAGCGGATCGTCTCTATGCGGTATGATTGCGACGGAGATGCACTGGTCGTGATGGTCGAGCCGAATGGGCCTGCTTGTCATACGGGAGCATACAGCTGTTTCTCGCAGGAAGTTCTCACCGAGACAGATGATGAGTCAGTACAAGAAGATCGATTTGCGATCTTAAGTGAGCTGGAGGAACTAATTGCTGCGCGGGAGGCAGAACGCCCGGAAGGCTCCTACACCACCTACTTGTTCGAAAAAGGCGTAGACAAAATCCTGAAAAAGGTTGGGGAAGAGGCTGCCGAGGTCATTATTGCAGCGAAAAATCGAAGTCGTGAGGAGCTGCGATATGAGGCATCTGATCTGATCTTTCACTTGATGGTTCTGTTACGGGAGCAAAAGCTGCCATTAGATGAAGTGCTGACGGAGCTTCAGAGACGTCGTTAA
- the hisF gene encoding imidazole glycerol phosphate synthase subunit HisF encodes MLAKRIIPCLDVKDGRVVKGVQFVGLRDAGDPVELAKKYSDERADELIFLDISASHEGRKTMVDVIEKTAANITIPFTVGGGINSVDDMKRILRAGADKISLNTAAVLRPELIREGATVFGSQCIVVAIDARSVGEDRWEVYTHGGRNATGKDVIRWAQEAEALGAGEILLTSMDDDGEKKGFGLGLTKRVSEAVGIPVIASGGAGSREHFYDVLTQGKADAALAASIFHYDETSIQSVKEYLQTKGVVVRP; translated from the coding sequence ATGCTGGCTAAACGAATCATCCCGTGTCTCGATGTAAAAGACGGACGGGTAGTAAAAGGTGTGCAGTTCGTGGGACTGCGCGATGCAGGCGACCCGGTTGAACTGGCAAAAAAGTATAGCGACGAGAGAGCAGACGAGCTGATCTTTCTCGATATTTCTGCGTCCCACGAAGGGCGCAAGACGATGGTAGATGTCATCGAAAAAACAGCCGCAAACATTACGATTCCTTTCACGGTTGGTGGCGGCATTAACAGCGTCGACGATATGAAAAGGATTTTGCGTGCAGGTGCGGACAAAATCTCGTTGAATACTGCGGCTGTTTTGCGTCCGGAATTAATCCGTGAGGGAGCGACGGTCTTTGGCTCACAATGTATCGTCGTGGCGATAGACGCAAGAAGTGTCGGGGAAGATCGCTGGGAAGTGTATACCCACGGTGGACGGAATGCGACGGGGAAGGACGTCATCCGCTGGGCGCAGGAAGCAGAAGCGCTCGGAGCGGGCGAAATCCTTTTGACCAGCATGGACGACGATGGAGAAAAGAAAGGCTTTGGACTCGGATTGACCAAGCGGGTATCAGAAGCGGTCGGAATTCCGGTCATTGCTTCTGGTGGAGCGGGCTCGAGGGAGCATTTTTACGATGTGCTGACGCAAGGAAAGGCAGACGCCGCGCTGGCCGCATCCATTTTTCACTATGACGAGACGTCGATTCAATCGGTTAAGGAGTATTTGCAAACCAAAGGAGTTGTCGTACGACCATGA
- the hisA gene encoding 1-(5-phosphoribosyl)-5-[(5-phosphoribosylamino)methylideneamino]imidazole-4-carboxamide isomerase, which translates to MSFIVYPAIDIRGGKCVRLFQGDYGQETVYADSPLAMAKRWVEQGASWVHLVDLDGAKQGKPTNAALIKEIARSIPVPVQVGGGIRTEEQIADYLEAGVARVIVGTAAIEDEPFTKRILQNDGDKIAIGLDCRNGLVATRGWLTTTDVQATELAKRLVTYGAETFIYTDIARDGTMTGPNVEEIAALAMATGKSVIASGGVSKLDDLLTLAAHASDGVSGAIVGKALYTDAFTLEEALQRMEGRESHAG; encoded by the coding sequence ATGAGCTTTATCGTTTATCCGGCGATCGATATTCGCGGAGGCAAGTGTGTTCGACTTTTCCAAGGAGATTACGGTCAAGAGACAGTGTACGCTGATTCACCGCTCGCGATGGCGAAACGATGGGTAGAGCAAGGTGCGTCCTGGGTCCATCTCGTAGATTTGGATGGGGCAAAGCAAGGCAAGCCTACCAATGCAGCGCTCATCAAGGAGATAGCGCGCTCGATCCCTGTACCCGTGCAGGTTGGAGGAGGCATTCGAACAGAAGAGCAGATTGCGGACTATTTGGAAGCAGGTGTCGCGCGAGTGATCGTCGGGACTGCTGCTATCGAAGACGAGCCTTTTACGAAGCGAATTCTTCAAAACGATGGGGACAAAATTGCGATTGGTCTGGACTGTCGGAATGGCCTGGTGGCTACCAGAGGCTGGTTGACCACGACAGATGTGCAAGCGACAGAGCTTGCCAAACGGTTGGTTACGTATGGTGCCGAGACGTTTATTTATACGGATATCGCCCGTGATGGCACGATGACAGGACCCAATGTAGAAGAAATTGCAGCCTTGGCGATGGCTACAGGAAAATCGGTGATTGCCTCGGGAGGCGTCAGCAAACTGGACGACTTGTTGACGCTGGCTGCCCATGCTTCGGACGGAGTCTCTGGCGCCATTGTTGGCAAAGCACTCTACACGGACGCTTTTACATTGGAAGAAGCGCTCCAGCGTATGGAGGGGCGTGAATCGCATGCTGGCTAA
- the hisH gene encoding imidazole glycerol phosphate synthase subunit HisH, whose protein sequence is MIGIIDYGMGNLYSLSKALERLGYSYEFVSQAERLQEYSGVILPGVGAFGDAIVNIRELGLEQAIKGYAATGRPILGICLGMQLLFEKSAEHGEHTGLGLLGGEVVRFRGDYKVPHMGWNQLIIKQKQPLLNGVQDGDYVYFVHSYHVLCQSDVLLATSDYHQEVTAIVNRDNVYGMQFHPEKSGETGMLLLRNFAVQCEGVLT, encoded by the coding sequence ATGATCGGCATCATCGATTACGGCATGGGGAATCTGTACAGCCTGAGCAAGGCGTTGGAAAGATTGGGCTATTCGTACGAATTCGTCTCTCAAGCAGAGCGTCTGCAAGAATATAGCGGAGTGATTTTGCCGGGAGTCGGGGCGTTCGGGGATGCTATCGTCAACATACGTGAGCTTGGATTAGAGCAAGCGATCAAGGGATACGCAGCAACAGGTCGCCCGATCTTGGGCATTTGTCTCGGCATGCAGCTTTTATTTGAGAAAAGTGCAGAGCATGGCGAGCATACAGGCTTGGGATTACTTGGTGGTGAGGTCGTTCGTTTTCGCGGGGATTACAAGGTTCCGCACATGGGCTGGAATCAATTGATAATAAAGCAAAAGCAACCGTTACTAAACGGTGTACAGGATGGCGATTACGTCTATTTTGTCCATTCGTATCATGTCTTGTGCCAGTCTGATGTCTTGCTCGCGACGAGTGACTATCACCAGGAGGTCACAGCCATTGTGAATCGTGACAACGTATACGGTATGCAGTTTCACCCGGAAAAGAGCGGAGAGACAGGAATGCTGCTGCTACGTAATTTTGCCGTTCAATGTGAGGGGGTTTTGACATGA
- the hisB gene encoding imidazoleglycerol-phosphate dehydratase HisB — protein sequence MSEGKQRAAQIERNTNETQIALSFGVDGAGESKQNSGVPFLDHMLDLFTRHGHFDLTVKAKGDIEIDYHHTVEDIGICLGHALREALGDKKGIKRYGNAFVPMDDALAQVVIDISNRPHLEYRATYPTNMVGQFPTELVHEFLWKLALEARINLHVILHYGHNTHHMIEAIFKALGRALDEATTIDPRVKGVPSTKGVL from the coding sequence ATGAGTGAAGGGAAACAACGTGCAGCACAGATCGAACGCAATACGAATGAGACGCAGATCGCGCTTTCCTTTGGTGTAGACGGCGCGGGTGAGAGCAAGCAAAACTCGGGTGTTCCATTTTTAGATCATATGCTTGACCTGTTTACCCGCCATGGACATTTTGACCTGACTGTAAAGGCAAAGGGGGATATCGAAATCGACTATCACCACACGGTGGAGGATATCGGGATTTGTCTTGGGCATGCTCTACGGGAAGCGTTGGGAGACAAAAAAGGCATCAAGCGTTATGGAAATGCGTTTGTCCCGATGGATGACGCACTCGCGCAGGTCGTCATTGATATCAGTAACCGTCCTCATCTGGAATATCGCGCTACGTACCCTACGAATATGGTTGGTCAGTTTCCGACGGAGCTGGTGCACGAGTTTTTATGGAAGCTCGCACTGGAGGCGCGGATCAATCTACATGTGATTCTGCACTACGGTCACAATACGCACCACATGATCGAGGCGATTTTCAAAGCGCTGGGCCGTGCACTGGATGAAGCGACGACGATCGATCCGCGTGTAAAAGGGGTCCCGTCAACAAAAGGGGTTTTGTAA